The window GCGCGTGCCCATGGTCATCCGCACCCAGGGAGGCGCCGTCCGCGGCAACGCCGCCCAGCATTCCCAGAGCCTGGAGATGTGGTTCGTCCACATCCCGGGTCTCATCGTCATCCAGCCGTCCACCCCGTACGACGCCAAGGGTCTGCTCAAGTCCGCCATCCGCAACGACAACCCGGTCATCTTTATCGAGCACAAACTACTCTATATCACTACCGGGCCAGTGCCGGAGGAGGAGTATCTGGTACCGATTGGGGTGGCGGACATCAAGCGCGCCGGCGACGACGTCACCATTGTGGCCACCTCGCGCATGGTGCACTTCGCCCTGCAGGCCGCCGGCGAACTGGAGAAAGAGGGCATTCAGGCCGAGGTCATTGACCCGCGCACCCTGAAACCGCTGGACATCGACGCCATCCTGCGCTCGGTGAAGAAAACCGGCCGGCTGGTGGTGGTGAACGAGGGCCATCTCACCGGCGGCTTCACCGCGGAAGTGGCCGCCCGCGTCCAGCGCGAGGCGTTCGACTGGCTCGACGCCCCCATCATGCAGGTGGCGACGGAGGATGTGCCTATCCCGTACAACCGCCAGCTCGAGTGGGAGGCTATGCCCAGCGTAGCAGACATCATCAACGCTGTAAAATCGGTCGTCTACCGCTGATCCATAAGCAAGGAGGGATTCCATGAAGCGCGTCGCATTTTTGCTGAAGGTCAAGCCGGATAAAATTGAGGAGTACAAGCGCATCCATCAGAACGTGTGGCCCGAAATGCTGGATGCCCTGCGCCGCAACGGCTGGCACAATTATTCGCTCTTCATGCGCGATGATGGTCTCCTGTTCGGCTATTTTGAGACGCCGGAGAGCTTCCAGGCGGCCCTGGCCGGCATGGCCAAGGAAGAGGTCAACAAACGCTGGCAGGATATGATGGCCCCCTTCTTCGAGGGCCTGACCGGCGAGCACGCCGACCAAAGCATGATCGAACTGGAAGAGGTGTTCCATCTGGATTAGTGCGCCGCATCCGACGAGGTGTCTGATGAACAACAAACCATCCGAACAGAGCATCCGCCAGGCCTATGCCCTGGCGAAAGAGCGCTATGCCGCGCTGGGGGTGGATACCGATCAGGCCCTCCAGAGACTGGCCGGCATCTCCCTCAGCCTGCACTGCTGGCAGGGCGATGACGTGCGCGGCTTCGAAGCGCCCGAGGCCGGCCTGAGCGGCGGCATCGCCGCCACCGGCAACTACCCCGGCCGCGCCCGCACCCCCGATGAACTGCGCCAGGACCTGGACATGGCCTACCGCCTCATCCCCGGCCGGCACCGCCTCAACCTGCACGCTATCTACGCCGAGACCGGCGGCCGCCGGGTCGAGCGCAATGAGCTTCGACCCGAGCATTTCGCCGGCTGGGCCGATTGGGCCATGGAGAAGGGACACGGCATTGACTTCAACCCCACCTTCTTCTCCCATCCCCTGGCCGACAGCGGCTTCACCCTGACGCACCCGGACGCCGGCATCCGCCGCTTCTGGATCGAGCACGGCATCGCCTGCCGCAAGATCGGCGAGTACTTCGGCAAAACCCTCGGCACGCCGTGCATCACCAATATCTGGATCCCGGACGGTTATAAGGACCTGCCGGCCGACCGCAAGGGCCCCCGCCAGCGGCTCATCGAATCGCTGGATGCCATCCTGGCGGAGAAAATTGACCCACGCTTTAACCGCGATTCTGTGGAGGGCAAGCTCTTCGGCATCGGCTCCGAGAGCTATGTGGCCGGCTCCCATGAGTTTTACCTGGGCTATGCCGTGACCCGCCGCATCCTGGTCTGCCTGGACACCGGCCACTTTCACCCGACCGAGCTTGTGTCCGACAAGATCTCGGCGGTGCTCCTCTTCGTAGACGAACTGCTCCTGCATATCAGCCGCGGCGTCCGCTGGGACAGCGACCATGTGGTGATCCTGACGGAAGAACTGCTGGCCATCATGCAGGAGATCGTGCGCGGCGGCTTCCTGGAGCGGGTGCATATCGGGCTGGACTACTTCGATGCCAGCATCAACCGCGTGGCCGCCTGGGTCATCGGCGCCCGCAGTGCACTCAAGGCCCTGCTAATGGCCCTGCTGGAACCGACCGAGCGTCTGCGGGAGATGGAGCTTGCCGGCGACTTCACCGGCCGGCTTGCCCTGCTAGAGGAGCTGAAAACCATGCCGCACCAGGCGGTCTGGGACTATTACTGTCTCCAGCAGGGCGTGCCGGTGGGGATCAATTTTATGGATGAGATACGCGCCTATGAGGCCAGCGTGCTGGCCAAGCGGGGTTGACCATGCGCTTTGAGCTCCTGCATCCCAGGGAACAACTGGTCCACATCATGGACCGCATCTACCGTTATGGGCTGACCACCACCTCCGGCGGGAACCTCTCGGTGCTGGAGGAGGACGGCACCCTCTGGATCACCCCATCGGCGGTGGATAAGGGAAGCCTGCGCCCCACCGACATCATGCGCATTGACCCCGATGGGAGCGTCGCCGGCCCGCATCAGCCCTCCAGCGAACTGCCCTTTCATCAGACGATCTACGCCCGCCGGCCGGACGTGCGCGCCATCGTCCACGCCCATTCGCCGTACCTGATGTCCTTCAGCATCGCCCGGCGCATCCCCGACACCCGCATCATCCCCCAGGCACATCATGTCTGCGGGATGGTGGGAT of the Anaerolineae bacterium genome contains:
- a CDS encoding dehydrogenase codes for the protein RVPMVIRTQGGAVRGNAAQHSQSLEMWFVHIPGLIVIQPSTPYDAKGLLKSAIRNDNPVIFIEHKLLYITTGPVPEEEYLVPIGVADIKRAGDDVTIVATSRMVHFALQAAGELEKEGIQAEVIDPRTLKPLDIDAILRSVKKTGRLVVVNEGHLTGGFTAEVAARVQREAFDWLDAPIMQVATEDVPIPYNRQLEWEAMPSVADIINAVKSVVYR
- a CDS encoding L-rhamnose mutarotase, with amino-acid sequence MKRVAFLLKVKPDKIEEYKRIHQNVWPEMLDALRRNGWHNYSLFMRDDGLLFGYFETPESFQAALAGMAKEEVNKRWQDMMAPFFEGLTGEHADQSMIELEEVFHLD
- a CDS encoding L-rhamnose isomerase; this encodes MNNKPSEQSIRQAYALAKERYAALGVDTDQALQRLAGISLSLHCWQGDDVRGFEAPEAGLSGGIAATGNYPGRARTPDELRQDLDMAYRLIPGRHRLNLHAIYAETGGRRVERNELRPEHFAGWADWAMEKGHGIDFNPTFFSHPLADSGFTLTHPDAGIRRFWIEHGIACRKIGEYFGKTLGTPCITNIWIPDGYKDLPADRKGPRQRLIESLDAILAEKIDPRFNRDSVEGKLFGIGSESYVAGSHEFYLGYAVTRRILVCLDTGHFHPTELVSDKISAVLLFVDELLLHISRGVRWDSDHVVILTEELLAIMQEIVRGGFLERVHIGLDYFDASINRVAAWVIGARSALKALLMALLEPTERLREMELAGDFTGRLALLEELKTMPHQAVWDYYCLQQGVPVGINFMDEIRAYEASVLAKRG